The Eremothecium cymbalariae DBVPG#7215 chromosome 8, complete sequence genome has a window encoding:
- the SAE2 gene encoding ssDNA endodeoxyribonuclease SAE2 (similar to Ashbya gossypii ADL048C), with product MVVQDIITSSQSYEVRDWLQGLSWEHLVSLQYDIVDELARRVRDLKLITQLPQFKHEDNEDLIPTQLSVPRSVDSRQNFAKVERPPMMEGECDSEPLIPGTLELRGKQFVLSSSPLKKEVQVDNLRRSQCTTAGSIVASPISKNVASHGVGSHKRLGKVCPLEVNEYEGYNKVPDDVGDIDERISDSEGELDWVGRPQRLDSWDNQKDKKIKIDFNIHPLAKRPWIYEDFRANHEAIEELNKCRLKENRLAKMDTMAGMKVNKMGSKPNQDSSFNESFPLYENLRHRSKSPPGYGRMDFPTTQELKEEKEQAQDMIYERTKHRFKMAVQTGIPLFEREYYFKNEQLNTWVDNGEIAWSKENLQIFRKRAN from the coding sequence ATGGTAGTTCAGGATATTATCACAAGCAGTCAATCGTATGAGGTTAGGGACTGGCTGCAGGGTCTTTCATGGGAACATTTAGTTTCCTTGCAATATGACattgttgatgaacttgCAAGACGTGTACGAGATTTGAAGTTAATTACCCAACTCCCGCAGTTTAAACATGAGGACAATGAAGATCTAATCCCGACTCAACTGTCAGTTCCTCGAAGTGTGGATAGCAGGCAGAATTTTGCGAAGGTTGAGCGACCTCCAATGATGGAGGGAGAATGTGATTCCGAACCACTAATTCCAGGTACGCTAGAACTACGCGGTAAGCAGTTCGTGTTATCTAGTTCACCGTTGAAGAAAGAGGTTCAGGTAGACAATTTACGAAGATCGCAATGCACAACAGCTGGGTCAATTGTTGCTTCGCCGATTAGCAAGAACGTTGCCTCGCATGGGGTGGGATCACACAAAAGATTGGGCAAGGTATGTCCGTTGGAAGtaaatgaatatgaagGCTACAATAAAGTACCAGATGATGTAGGGGACATAGACGAACGTATAAGTGACTCTGAAGGTGAATTAGATTGGGTCGGGAGACCTCAAAGGCTTGACTCTTGGGATAATCAAAAAGACAAGAAGATAAAGATTGATTTTAATATCCATCCACTTGCGAAAAGGCCCTGGATATACGAAGACTTCAGGGCAAATCATGAGGCTATAGAAGAATTGAATAAATGTAGACTTAAGGAAAACCGCCTTGCCAAAATGGATACAATGGCTGGTATGAAGGTAAATAAAATGGGAAGCAAACCCAATCAGGATAGTAGTTTCAATGAATCGTTCCCATTGTATGAAAATTTAAGACATAGATCGAAGTCACCTCCTGGGTACGGTAGAATGGATTTCCCTACCACTCAGGAGcttaaagaagaaaaggaacaaGCACAGGATATGATATATGAAAGGACGAAACATAGATTTAAAATGGCTGTCCAGACGGGTATCCCGTTGTTTGAACGGGAGTATTATTTTAAGAATGAGCAATTGAATACTTGGGTGGATAACGGAGAAATAGCTTGgtcaaaagaaaacttaCAAATCTTTAGGAAGAGGGCAAACTAG
- the AGC1 gene encoding citrin (similar to Ashbya gossypii ADL049W) produces MELSNSNTAKKKQQLEIFKTYATPLRPNQRKAVTDSYVPDEGVCIGGNQQEAGSEDVLRFNDFVNLISNSRSLYSKFTDHSFNLNQIPNNLFGCIFFAIDENNKGYLNLNDWFYFNNILEYDNYHFIILYEFFRKFDAARRKPDRRVTKSINYGNKFLSFDELVLDLDQFKATLHLLHSCVVDPFIIKNKLFLDWNQFKWLKWYQFYPQGVLEHGPHLTLNSLITIIQNDIKSEKLLLGFSKLSQLNHRTNALTISKNQLVYLMKLFYSHKVPADVFNSLNLSNSRKIKCNNNHINYNVFRDLFYLFQNFDLLNQVLYRYAQVNNFCDREVRERFITRKDLLKFLNSEYNKVNNIVEFSPSQIALLFSIVGNSKKMNERSKKAEQQLQLEYHHRDSEIEHFIQHEYNGNHILTPQQMLSLDQFNRDYRDFDLDDRNPQQDHETERFSMSSLWEYLSFKNKDSSSVPTGVPWDDTSANELLTLEDIMKIVNPNYLNDLVHRMELMRIESASRNANLYFFPIFDSIYNFTLGSIAGCIGATVVYPIDMVKTRMQAQRAFSEYKNSFDCLMKILSREGLRGLYSGLGPQLIGVAPEKAIKLTVNDYMRSILAGRDRKLNLSSEIISGATAGACQVVFTNPLEIIKIRLQVKSEYVGDIARSNINAISVARQLGFLGLYKGVFACLLRDIPFSAIYFPTYARIKANLFEFDPTDSTKRSKLKTWHLLLSGGLAGMPAAFLTTPFDVIKTRLQIDPKKGESSYHGIFHAVRTILKEEGIKSFFKGGPARVLRSSPQFGFTLAAYEIFHNLFPMPIKDEGYDRRDNRLLNNITSPISNTMKSLFPTEKEKSANGVWNSRLYGPNTDPYDSYFLNYYYKSCQIGKTFMDLDYNFAQFDFKTYQRFHEELKKLDEDNSQ; encoded by the coding sequence ATGGAATTGTCTAACTCAAACACAGCCAAGAAGAAACAGCAGTtagaaatatttaaaacataTGCCACTCCGTTAAGGCCGAACCAAAGAAAAGCAGTTACTGATTCATACGTTCCCGACGAGGGTGTTTGCATTGGTGGGAACCAGCAAGAGGCTGGTAGTGAGGATGTTCTCAGGTTTAATGACTTTGTTAACCTTATATCAAACTCCAGGTCGCTCTATTCGAAGTTTACAGATCATAGTTTTAATCTAAATCAAATCCCTAACAACTTGTTCGGTTGCATATTTTTTGCTATAGATGAGAACAACAAGGGCTATCTTAATTTGAATGATTGGTTTTacttcaataatattttagaatatGATAATTatcattttattattttatatgAATTTTTCAGAAAATTCGATGCAGCTAGAAGGAAGCCGGACAGGAGAGTGACGAAATCGATAAATTACGGGAACAAGTTTCTATCGTTTGATGAGCTTGTGCTCGATTTAGACCAGTTTAAAGCGACGTTGCATTTACTGCACAGTTGTGTGGTAGATCCTTTTATCATTAAGAACAAGTTGTTTCTTGATTGGAATCAGTTTAAATGGCTTAAATGGTATCAGTTTTACCCTCAAGGAGTGCTAGAGCATGGCCCGCATCTCACGTTAAACTCGTTGATAACTATTATTCAGAATGATATCAAGTCGGAGAAGTTGTTGCTAGGATTTAGTAAATTGTCACAGTTGAACCATCGTACCAACGCTTTAACCATCAGTAAAAACCAGTTGGTctatttgatgaaattgttTTATTCACATAAGGTTCCGGCTGACGTGTTCAACTCCTTGAATTTGTCTAATTCAAGGAAGATAAaatgcaacaacaaccatATTAACTATAATGTCTTTCGagatttattttatttattccaaaattttgacCTTCTCAATCAAGTTTTATATCGGTACGCGCAAGTTAACAACTTCTGTGATAGAGAGGTTAGGGAACGTTTTATTACCAGGAAGGATCTACTAAAATTCTTGAATTCTGAATATAACAAGGTGAATAATATCGTTGAATTCTCCCCATCACAAATAGCGcttttattttctattgtgggaaattcaaaaaagatgaaTGAACGCTCCAAAAAGGCGGAGCAGCAACTGCAGTTGGAATACCATCATCGAGATTCAGAAATAGAGCACTTTATTCAGCATGAATATAATGGTAACCATATCCTCACCCCACAGCAGATGCTCAGCTTGGACCAGTTTAACCGCGATTATAGAGATTTTGATCTTGATGATCGTAATCCACAACAAGACCACGAAACAGAGCGATTCTCGATGTCCTCTCTATGGGAATATTTgtccttcaaaaataaagataGTTCATCAGTCCCAACGGGAGTCCCTTGGGATGACACTAGCGCCAATGAACTATTAACTCTTGAGGATATAATGAAAATTGTTAATCCCAATTATCTCAACGATTTAGTTCATCGAATGGAACTAATGAGGATTGAAAGTGCATCCAGAAATGCAAACCTATACTTTTTTCCGATTTTTGATTCCATTTATAACTTTACTTTGGGCTCGATAGCGGGTTGCATTGGGGCTACAGTCGTTTATCCAATTGACATGGTTAAGACAAGGATGCAAGCACAGCGAGCCTTCTCGGAATATAAAAATTCCTTCGACTgtctgatgaagatattatcCCGCGAAGGTTTACGTGGGTTGTATTCCGGATTGGGCCCTCAACTAATTGGTGTGGCACCAGAAAAGGCTATAAAATTGACTGTAAATGATTATATGAGAAGCATTCTTGCAGGAAGAGATAGAAAGCTAAACTTATCCTCCGAAATTATATCAGGTGCAACTGCAGGGGCCTGTCAAGTTGTTTTTACAAACCCACTAGAAATTATTAAGATTAGATTACAAGTAAAATCAGAATATGTGGGAGATATTGCCAGGTCTAACATTAATGCCATATCAGTTGCAAGGCAATTGGGTTTCTTAGGCCTTTATAAGGGTGTTTTTGCGTGTTTATTGAGAGACATACCATTTTCTGCCATTTATTTCCCCACATACGCTCGCATTAAGGCTAATTTGTTTGAGTTTGATCCCACAGACTCAACAAAGCGTAGCAAACTAAAAACCTGGCATTTGCTTTTATCAGGTGGATTGGCTGGTATGCCTGCTGCTTTCTTGACTACACCATTTGATGTTATTAAGACCAGGTTACAGATTGACCCAAAGAAAGGTGAATCTTCTTACCATGGCATTTTCCATGCTGTAAGGACAATCTTAAAGGAAGAAGGCATAAAAAGCTTTTTTAAAGGTGGTCCCGCGCGTGTATTAAGATCTTCTCCACAGTTTGGTTTTACTCTTGCAGCTTATGAAATATTCCATAATTTATTTCCCATGCCAATAAAAGATGAAGGCTATGATAGACGCGATAATCGACTGCTTAATAACATTACTTCGCCAATTTCAAATACAATGAAGTCACTATTCCCcacagaaaaagaaaaatcagCGAATGGTGTTTGGAATTCAAGATTATATGGACCGAACACCGATCCGTATGATAGTTATTTCTTGAATTACTACTATAAGAGCTGTCAAATTGGCAAAACCTTCATGGATCTTGATTACAACTTTGCTCAGTTCGATTTCAAAACCTACCAAAGATTTCACGAAGAgctaaaaaaattagatGAAGACAATTCTCAATAA
- a CDS encoding C2H2-type zinc finger protein (similar to Ashbya gossypii ADL050W) has product MLPILHSQEMTKTFTGPVHSYPWTTHTRGENGEGGEYERPSTVLSFKTLAARRPATAPGRVIDSDVDEKVETPGSRSSTANSHRLLDVPSGPCSSLTSATTSPIPLTDKTCPVCLKEFTRKTSLNTHLLIHADIRPYRCKYPDCKKTFNVKSNLNRHLKIHKKQELKGGEKSSLEEAFH; this is encoded by the coding sequence ATGTTGCCAATTCTCCATTCTCAGGAAATGACCAAGACTTTCACGGGGCCTGTGCATAGTTATCCATGGACGACACATACTAGAGGGGAGAATGGGGAGGGCGGTGAATATGAACGTCCTTCTACAGTGCTATCTTTCAAGACGCTTGCGGCCAGGCGACCAGCAACTGCACCAGGTAGGGTTATTGATAGTGATGTAGATGAGAAAGTTGAGACACCTGGTTCACGGTCATCGACGGCGAATAGTCATAGACTGTTAGATGTTCCCTCAGGCCCATGCAGTAGCCTTACCAGCGCTACGACATCACCTATTCCTTTAACTGATAAGACGTGTCCCGTATGTTTAAAGGAATTCACGAGAAAGACTTCGCTCAACACACATCTGCTGATCCACGCAGATATTCGGCCCTACCGATGCAAGTATCCGGATTGCAAAAAGACCTTTAACGTGAAGAGCAATTTAAACAGACATCTGAAAATCcacaagaaacaagaacTAAAGGGCGGCGAGAAAAGCTCCCTGGAGGAGGCATTTCATTGA
- a CDS encoding C2H2-type zinc finger protein (similar to Ashbya gossypii ADL051W) — MLPGSYEVPETLKIFAGPLHSYPWTEGIGGQSSPEEDSSPLYPPSSICNVSSRECSVSSDESYGFPSVSSSKVRGDIAPFSCYMDGYTMQGLHNNPHFCTESLETTPVLLHHPLQQEQQQKRSRESEQQVQQQQVQERSPSNSSSSSSSSSSVPKGVGKTCHICLKSFTRKTSLQTHMLIHTKVKPYRCSYQRCNKTFNVKSNLYRHERIHKRNNSRQPVLVI; from the coding sequence ATGCTTCCTGGGAGCTACGAAGTGCCAGAGACCCTCAAGATCTTTGCAGGTCCGTTGCACAGCTATCCTTGGACGGAGGGCATCGGTGGGCAGTCTTCACCTGAAGAAGATAGCAGCCCACTATACCCTCCAAGCTCTATTTGCAATGTATCAAGCCGAGAATGCAGTGTTTCTAGCGATGAGAGCTATGGGTTTCCCTCTGTTTCTAGTTCGAAGGTAAGAGGAGATATCGCTCCTTTCAGTTGCTATATGGACGGTTACACGATGCAGGGATTGCATAATAATCCGCATTTTTGTACGGAGTCCCTTGAAACAACCCCTGTATTGCTGCACCATCCGTTACAGCAAGAGCAACAGCAGAAGCGGTCACGGGAGTCGGAGCAGcaggtgcagcagcagcaggtgcAGGAGCGTTCGCCCTCGAACTCAAGCAGTTCAAGTTCGAGTAGTAGCAGTGTCCCTAAAGGCGTAGGAAAGACATGCCATATATGTCTCAAGAGCTTTACTAGAAAGACATCACTGCAGACGCATATGCTCATCCACACAAAAGTGAAGCCTTATCGATGTTCCTACCAGAGATGTAATAAAACCTTTAATGTGAAGAGCAATCTCTACAGGCACGAGCGGATCCATAAGCGCAATAATTCACGACAACCCGTATTAGTTATTTAA
- a CDS encoding uncharacterized protein (similar to Ashbya gossypii ADL050W), producing MVIPEEEDVLLFGQRLDAGEQKQEDAAWEPFFNHFKDYCEPYIGPFQSFPWTESIVLSTEQNKANDIAAVAGVSVDSEDTLCSNTMRCWSASTINNATNRSSVRSNSQSSSTSASSSQSVSFKQIPSKPALTAQPCRRRGNSQSGSLNGNISSEKTCPICYKTFTRKISVNIHMVVHTNLKPYACDYPGCKKKFNVKGNLQRHSKCHKLQKPNRKLKKALNVLNMPDHYTVDTNKSTATTANRLYKNNQLQ from the coding sequence ATGGTTATACCAGAGGAGGAAGACGTTCTACTATTCGGGCAGAGGTTAGATGCAGGTGAACAGAAGCAGGAAGATGCAGCTTGGGAACCTTTCTTCAACCATTTTAAAGATTACTGCGAGCCTTACATTGGTCCCTTTCAGAGTTTTCCGTGGACAGAAAGTATTGTACTGAGTACCGAGCAGAACAAGGCCAACGATATAGCTGCTGTTGCCGGTGTGTCGGTCGATTCCGAAGATACGCTATGCAGTAATACTATGCGTTGTTGGAGTGCCAGCACCATTAATAACGCTACCAATAGGAGCAGTGTTAGGAGCAACAGCCAGAGTAGCAGTACAAGTGCAAGTAGCTCGCAAAGTGTCTCATTTAAGCAGATACCTTCAAAACCAGCGCTCACTGCACAGCCATGCAGAAGGCGTGGTAACAGCCAATCTGGTTCGCTGAATGGGAATATATCTTCGGAAAAAACATGCCCTATATGTTACAAAACTTTCACTAGAAAGATTTCGGTGAACATTCACATGGTTGTGCACACGAACCTCAAGCCTTATGCATGCGATTATCCAGGCTGTAAAAAGAAGTTTAACGTCAAGGGCAATTTACAGCGGCACTCGAAGTGCcataaacttcaaaagcCCAATAGAAAGCTGAAGAAAGCATTAAATGTGCTAAACATGCCGGATCACTATACCGTCGATACAAATAAATCCACTGCAACCACTGCAAATCGTCTTTACAAGAACAACCAACTCCAGTGA
- the PST2 gene encoding flavodoxin-like fold family protein (similar to Saccharomyces cerevisiae YDR032C PST2) produces MSDGKKVAIIIYTLYGHIAKLAEAEKEGVIAAGGEADIYQVPETLGEDVLAMLGAPPKPDYPVATTAVLQKYDYFLFGIPTRFGNCPAQWKAFWDGTGGLWANGELNGKYFGMFVSTGSGGGNETTITNSLSVHVHHGMIFVPLGYKNVFSWLGNINEVHGGSSWGAGTIAGSDGSRLPSELELTVAKTQGQTFYETVAKN; encoded by the coding sequence ATGTCGGACGGTAAAAAGGTTGCTATCATTATATACACCCTTTATGGGCACATTGCCAAGCTAGCCGAGGCAGAAAAAGAGGGTGTTATTGCTGCGGGAGGTGAAGCAGACATTTATCAGGTACCTGAGACTTTAGGTGAGGATGTTCTTGCGATGCTTGGTGCACCTCCAAAGCCAGATTATCCTGTTGCTACGACAGCTGTGCTTCAAAAATACGACTACTTCTTGTTTGGGATTCCCACTAGGTTTGGTAACTGTCCAGCACAGTGGAAGGCTTTCTGGGATGGCACGGGTGGTTTATGGGCTAATGGTGAATTAAATGGCAAATACTTTGGTATGTTTGTATCCACAGGTAGCGGTGGCGGTAATGAGACTACTATTACCAACTCTTTGTCGGTTCATGTCCACCATGGTATGATCTTTGTGCCTTTGGGATACAAAAACGTTTTCAGCTGGTTAGGTAACATCAACGAAGTCCATGGTGGGTCTTCATGGGGTGCTGGAACTATTGCTGGTTCAGACGGTTCAAGATTACCCAGCGAACTTGAGCTTACCGTTGCGAAGACCCAGGGCCAGACTTTCTACGAAACCGTTGCCAAGAATTGA
- the EAF3 gene encoding Eaf3p (similar to Ashbya gossypii ADL052W) has translation MTFKIDGKCLCYHGPLLYEARILRVYDPDTRTYMDRHNERVEVTEEDKIPKDGLERPLWFIHYQGWKATWDEWVGRERIRPYNEENLALKRQLVQDVKEAAAAAKRAKSKGGSSGSGGGSSSGLREHSPLPRGRGHHQHSGTGMVAHSGSGSGAGSGGGAGTGAGQQGGEGQLGLGSTAGPLLQGSGSVPKITVRMPVVLKSLLVDDWELITKERKLVELPCAPSVHDILAKYYKDRSAQLQSPVGQALLHEFVEGVALYFDQSLSHLLLYRLERLQFDEVCGSTMPDAGTDALPQQLSPRPSTVYGGIHLVRLISLIPELIAGTTMDEKSCHTVVSQCESLLNWIGTRIEQLIPNKYINTSAQYEGVALGM, from the coding sequence ATGACGTTTAAGATAGACGGAAAGTGTCTGTGCTATCATGGGCCTTTGTTGTATGAGGCGAGGATTCTGCGGGTGTACGACCCTGACACAAGGACATACATGGACAGACACAATGAGCGGGTTGAGGTGACAGAGGAAGATAAAATACCGAAAGATGGGTTAGAGCGGCCGCTTTGGTTTATTCATTATCAGGGGTGGAAGGCTACTTGGGATGAGTGGGTCGGGAGGGAGCGAATTCGGCCGTACAACGAGGAGAATCTTGCGTTGAAGCGGCAGCTGGTGCAGGATGTGAAGgaggcagcagcagcagccaagAGGGCTAAAAGTAAAGGGGGTTCTAGTGGCAGCGGCGgtggcagcagcagtgGCCTTCGGGAGCATTCACCTTTGCCGCGGGGACGGGGCCATCATCAGCATTCCGGGACTGGGATGGTGGCGCATTCAGGCTCGGGCTCGGGTGCTGGATCTGGAGGCGGTGCTGGTACTGGTGCTGGACAGCAAGGCGGCGAGGGGCAGCTGGGATTGGGCTCCACGGCTGGGCCTCTGCTTCAAGGTTCTGGTAGTGTGCCAAAGATTACTGTGCGGATGCCAGTGGTCCTGAAATCTTTACTAGTAGACGATTGGGAGCTAATTACCAAGGAAAGAAAACTCGTCGAGCTGCCTTGTGCGCCTAGTGTGCACGATATCCTCGCCAAGTATTACAAGGACCGCTCGGCGCAGCTCCAGTCCCCCGTAGGACAGGCACTGCTCCATGAATTCGTCGAGGGCGTTGCCCTGTACTTTGACCAGTCCTTATCCCATCTTCTGCTGTACCGTCTTGAGCGACTGCAGTTCGACGAGGTCTGCGGAAGCACAATGCCTGACGCTGGGACCGATGCTCTCCCGCAGCAGCTATCTCCCCGCCCTAGTACCGTGTATGGCGGAATTCACCTTGTTAGACTAATTAGCCTGATCCCAGAACTCATCGCGGGCACCACCATGGACGAGAAAAGCTGCCACACTGTCGTCTCTCAATGCGAATCCCTCTTGAACTGGATTGGCACTCGCATCGAGCAGCTTATCCCAAACAAGTATATCAACACCAGCGCGCAGTACGAGGGCGTCGCCTTGGGCATGTGA
- the YCK3 gene encoding casein kinase YCK3 (similar to Ashbya gossypii ADL053C), translating to MGNRQSQHVVGIHYVVGPKIGEGSFGIIFEGENMMEGSGSGGNGSAEGGVVSGKRPVAIKFEPRRSDAPQLRDEFRAYRILNGCRGIPRAYYFGQEGIHNILIIDLLGPSLEDLFEWCGRKFSVKTTCLLAKQMIERVRSIHERDLIYRDIKPDNFLISEYQRELQSGEVVKSCAVTANGDPNLIYVVDFGMAKQYRDPKTKQHIPYRERKSLSGTARYMSINTHFGREQSRRDDLESLGHVFFYFLRGSLPWQGLKAQNNKAKYEKIGLTKQKLKPEELISDDIPTQFAEYLKYCRALRFDQEPDYDYLISLMDAVMQERNVRDSEHYDWMDLNNQTGWNIAINKRANLHGYGNPHPRNNNNTSTSAHQQGQHQNQQLLHQGQPQPPRTPSRQNSKIQTVSPTHHLPQQQQQHLQAHKYSKFHRSHSQSTPHRNSYSAKHRLKFPPASNEMFTTNPNAKQALAVQSYDAFGKRITRSSQQQHTDQDSMVESSFFSRICCCNWC from the coding sequence ATGGGGAACCGCCAGTCTCAGCATGTGGTGGGGATACATTACGTGGTAGGACCGAAAATTGGAGAAGGGTCATTTGGGattatttttgaaggcGAGAATATGATGGAGGGGTCTGGTAGTGGTGGGAATGGGAGTGCTGAGGGAGGAGTTGTTAGCGGAAAACGACCAGTGGCGATTAAGTTTGAGCCAAGGAGGTCGGATGCGCCTCAACTTCGGGACGAGTTTAGGGCATATCGGATTCTTAATGGATGCCGGGGCATTCCAAGGGCGTATTACTTCGGACAAGAAGGCATTCATAACATTTTAATCATTGATTTACTAGGCCCGTCGTTGGAAGACCTTTTTGAATGGTGTGGACGGAAATTTAGTGTTAAGACGACTTGCTTGTTGGCGAAGCAGATGATCGAACGCGTACGTTCGATACACGAACGTGATTTGATATATAGGGATATTAAACCTGACAACTTTCTCATTTCGGAATATCAGCGTGAGTTGCAAAGCGGTGAGGTAGTCAAGAGCTGTGCGGTGACCGCAAATGGAGATCCAAACTTAATCTATGTTGTGGATTTTGGCATGGCAAAGCAGTATCGTGATCCCAAGACTAAACAACACATCCCCTATCGTGAACGCAAATCCCTAAGCGGTACCGCAAGGTATATGTCCATTAACACACACTTTGGCCGTGAGCAGTCTAGGCGCGATGATTTAGAATCCCTTGGGCACgtattcttttattttttacGTGGCTCACTACCTTGGCAAGGTTTAAAGGCACAGAATAATAAGGCGAAGTACGAAAAGATAGGTTTGACtaaacaaaaattgaagCCCGAAGAGTTGATCTCTGATGACATCCCCACCCAGTTTGCAGAATACTTGAAGTACTGTCGCGCCCTTAGATTCGACCAGGAACCAGATTATGACTACTTAATCTCCTTGATGGATGCTGTGATGCAGGAAAGAAATGTACGCGATAGCGAGCATTACGATTGGATGGACTTGAATAACCAGACGGGATGGAATATCGCAATTAATAAAAGAGCCAACTTGCATGGATATGGCAACCCGCATCCGcgcaacaacaacaatactTCTACAAGCGCCCACCAACAAGGCCAACACCAAAATCAGCAGTTGTTGCATCAAGGTCAGCCCCAACCACCACGCACTCCATCGCGTCAAAACTCTAAAATCCAGACCGTATCGCCCACACACCATTTgccgcagcagcaacagcaacatcTACAAGCTCATAAGTACTCAAAGTTTCACAGATCGCACTCTCAATCTACACCGCACAGAAATTCTTACTCTGCAAAGCATCGGTTGAAGTTCCCACCGGCAAGCAATGAGATGTTTACCACAAATCCCAATGCAAAACAGGCGTTAGCCGTTCAATCCTATGACGCATTTGGGAAGCGCATCACTAGATCCAGTCAGCAACAACATACAGACCAAGATTCAATGGTAGAATCGAGTTTTTTCAGTCGGATCTGCTGCTGTAATTGGTGCTAG